The following proteins come from a genomic window of Mucinivorans hirudinis:
- a CDS encoding putative Co/Zn/Cd efflux system membrane fusion protein: protein MKNIKGIAGKEKWRALIYVLLGLFAGWIIFGGTSGEQAGGEDVTEQKSEVWTCSMHPQIRSNEKGLCPLCAMDLIPVRSGGGSSEAIADDAIQLSPEATALANIETSRVNLKEPVKNILLYGVIAPDERALQSQTAHIGGRIEKLYVDFTGERVRKGEPLATIYSPELIAAQQELIEALKLQNSQPKLLWAAREKLRAWKLTDEQIRTIESTAHITTTIEIKSNTDGIVMSRRVSEGDYVQQGAVLFDIADLAKVWAMFDAYESDLAFLHAGDKVTFTVNALAGKIFSATISFIDPILDKTTRTAKVRVEIANADMQLKPEMYATARVQARLQQYKNQIVIPQSAVLWTGKRSIVYVLLPEYKGAVYQLREVELGPSLGNAYVVLSGLTQGEEIVTNGVFAIDASAQLEGKRSMMNGREIPSENSVERKIKVEGSCSMCRDRIEKVVKGTAGVYAAKWELAGKELTINFDPEKTSLASISKALVRVGHDTELDRADDNIYDALPACCKYRNKK, encoded by the coding sequence ATGAAAAATATAAAAGGAATTGCCGGCAAGGAGAAGTGGCGGGCGTTAATTTACGTTTTATTAGGGTTGTTTGCGGGCTGGATTATTTTTGGCGGCACTAGTGGTGAGCAGGCAGGTGGCGAGGATGTGACTGAGCAGAAGAGTGAAGTATGGACGTGTTCTATGCACCCACAGATTCGCTCCAACGAAAAGGGTCTGTGCCCTTTGTGCGCAATGGATTTGATACCGGTACGCTCCGGCGGAGGTTCGTCGGAGGCTATTGCTGACGATGCCATACAGTTATCGCCCGAGGCTACGGCACTTGCCAACATCGAGACATCGCGGGTGAACCTCAAAGAACCTGTTAAAAACATCCTGCTCTATGGCGTCATTGCTCCCGATGAGAGGGCGCTTCAATCTCAGACCGCTCATATAGGCGGACGAATCGAGAAGCTTTATGTCGATTTCACCGGCGAGAGGGTTCGCAAGGGTGAACCATTGGCAACCATATATTCGCCCGAACTCATCGCGGCTCAACAGGAGCTCATCGAAGCACTCAAGCTGCAAAACTCACAACCGAAACTGCTCTGGGCGGCACGCGAGAAGCTCAGGGCGTGGAAGCTGACGGACGAGCAAATAAGAACCATCGAATCCACGGCACACATAACCACCACCATTGAAATTAAATCCAACACGGACGGAATCGTTATGAGCAGACGTGTGAGCGAGGGAGATTATGTACAGCAGGGAGCAGTACTCTTCGATATTGCAGACCTGGCAAAGGTGTGGGCAATGTTTGATGCCTACGAGTCGGATTTGGCTTTTCTTCACGCAGGTGACAAGGTTACCTTCACTGTGAATGCTCTTGCCGGCAAAATATTCAGTGCTACCATATCCTTCATCGACCCAATCTTGGACAAGACCACCCGCACGGCTAAGGTCAGGGTAGAAATAGCCAATGCCGATATGCAGCTCAAACCGGAAATGTATGCCACGGCAAGGGTTCAAGCGCGCTTGCAACAATATAAAAATCAGATTGTAATCCCTCAGAGCGCCGTGCTTTGGACGGGTAAACGCTCAATTGTCTACGTCCTATTGCCCGAGTACAAGGGTGCGGTTTATCAACTTCGCGAGGTGGAGTTGGGTCCGTCCCTTGGGAATGCTTACGTGGTTTTGAGCGGACTTACTCAGGGTGAAGAGATTGTGACCAACGGAGTCTTTGCCATAGATGCTTCGGCACAGCTCGAAGGCAAGCGTAGTATGATGAATGGGCGCGAGATACCATCGGAAAATAGCGTAGAGCGAAAGATTAAGGTCGAAGGCAGTTGTTCGATGTGTCGCGACCGAATTGAGAAAGTAGTCAAGGGCACGGCAGGTGTCTATGCTGCGAAGTGGGAGTTGGCCGGCAAAGAACTTACCATAAACTTTGACCCCGAAAAAACTTCACTCGCCTCTATAAGTAAAGCCCTTGTCCGGGTGGGACACGACACTGAGCTCGACAGGGCGGACGACAACATCTACGATGCACTACCCGCGTGCTGTAAATATAGAAATAAAAAATAG
- a CDS encoding Heavy metal RND efflux outer membrane protein, CzcC family translates to MKKYKFLICLAALLSSGNAAAQGDSLAHYLAIAIENNPRLRSEYLTYKASEERIAQAGALADPQLEVGLFITPMEILDGKQIADFKLMQMFPWFGTRKAARAEAGEMSRMYYEQFLQARNNLELEVKSQWYQLLTLKAKLTNVDEGMALLSILKDLATIRFAAPSPPASRQQTTSGRNTDNSATKQTSDAMSAMAGMSAGSTEVSAQAGGGQQMAAMGGMAGGTSGGSAMTQVIRVDMEMNELAEQQRTLTLQIIAARAKFNTLLNRDHATPVTLSDTIIQTSFKSDYTEAVKNILEHNPMLAMVDAQAKSYKAKSEMDKKMSLPMLGVGIQYSVIGKRMAMGIPVTEMNGKDMVMPMVSLTIPIYRKKYNAQQNESRLLHQAAHHQYQNTLNNLIAEYISLSEQLEEAARKAELYRNQSRLANVSYQLALGEFSVGTSSMSNVIEIQRQLLDYKFKRAEAIANYNTLVARIENLLSEPLTD, encoded by the coding sequence ATGAAGAAGTATAAATTTTTGATATGCCTTGCGGCACTACTCTCCAGCGGCAATGCTGCCGCACAGGGCGACTCGTTGGCACACTACCTCGCCATAGCCATAGAGAATAACCCTCGACTGAGGAGCGAATACCTCACCTACAAGGCAAGTGAGGAGCGCATCGCACAAGCCGGAGCTTTAGCCGACCCGCAGCTGGAGGTAGGCTTATTCATCACACCGATGGAGATATTGGACGGAAAACAGATTGCCGATTTCAAACTGATGCAGATGTTCCCCTGGTTCGGTACGCGCAAGGCGGCACGCGCCGAAGCCGGTGAGATGTCGAGAATGTATTATGAGCAATTTCTTCAGGCGCGAAATAATCTGGAACTTGAGGTCAAAAGTCAGTGGTATCAACTGCTGACACTGAAAGCAAAGCTGACCAATGTGGACGAGGGTATGGCACTATTGAGCATACTCAAAGATCTGGCGACCATACGCTTTGCCGCACCCTCACCCCCTGCAAGCAGACAACAGACAACAAGCGGCAGGAACACTGACAACTCTGCCACAAAACAAACATCGGACGCAATGTCCGCTATGGCAGGTATGTCTGCGGGGAGTACAGAGGTGAGCGCTCAAGCAGGTGGCGGACAACAAATGGCAGCAATGGGAGGTATGGCGGGTGGAACAAGTGGCGGCAGTGCAATGACACAAGTGATTCGTGTAGATATGGAGATGAACGAATTGGCTGAGCAGCAGCGTACACTCACACTGCAAATAATCGCGGCGCGGGCAAAATTCAACACCCTTCTAAACCGCGACCACGCCACTCCGGTAACTCTGTCCGATACCATAATTCAAACCTCCTTTAAATCAGACTATACGGAGGCAGTCAAAAACATCCTAGAGCACAATCCGATGTTGGCAATGGTTGATGCTCAGGCAAAGAGCTACAAGGCGAAGTCGGAGATGGACAAGAAAATGAGCCTGCCGATGTTGGGTGTGGGTATTCAATATTCTGTCATCGGCAAACGAATGGCTATGGGTATTCCTGTTACCGAAATGAATGGTAAGGATATGGTTATGCCGATGGTATCACTCACCATACCAATATATCGCAAAAAATATAACGCCCAACAGAACGAAAGCCGTCTGCTGCACCAAGCAGCTCACCATCAGTATCAAAATACGCTCAACAACCTCATCGCAGAGTATATCTCCCTAAGCGAGCAGCTTGAAGAGGCAGCACGCAAGGCGGAGCTATATCGAAACCAAAGTCGCCTTGCCAATGTAAGTTATCAACTTGCCCTTGGTGAGTTTTCGGTGGGTACAAGTTCGATGAGCAATGTGATAGAGATTCAGAGGCAACTTCTAGACTACAAATTCAAACGGGCTGAAGCCATCGCAAACTATAACACGTTGGTAGCTCGCATCGAAAATCTATTATCGGAACCATTAACAGATTAA
- a CDS encoding Cobalt-zinc-cadmium resistance protein CzcA/Cation efflux system protein CusA, with translation MLNKIIKFCLNNRLITILLLLVIVVGGLVTAPFNWHGELLPRSPIAVDAIPDIGDNQQIVATEWMGRSPKDIQEQVTYPLTTSLLGMAGVKTIRSTSMFGMSFIYIIFDDDVEFYWSRSRVLEKLNSLPPGTLPSGVQPTLGADATALGQIFWYTLQGRDPATGKPTGGWNPDELRTIQDFYVKYSLSSAHGVSEVASIGGFIKEYQVEINPNALRSFNVSIMDVMSAIQKSNIDIGAETIEINKVEYLIRGLGYIKDIKDIENAVVTARNGVPIRIGDVAFVTTGPAPRRGGLDIEGVEAVGAVVVARYGSNPLEVINNVKKKIKEIEAGLPQKTLEDGTISKVTIVPFYDRTGIIKETIGTLETALSHEILIVIIVIIVLVFNLRASLIISSLLPIAVLGTFLLMRFTGLSANIVALSGIAIAIGVVADVGVVLVESIIRHREMPHNGDVVGGKALLSLIYEAVAEVSTPIATAMITTIVSFIPVFAMEGQESKLFSPLAYTKTYVLGLAFVIGVVILPTFAYLVFSIRVNSARIRLIANYLLVAGGIAAAIIFLMPTALALTAIGVNNLTAHLWKTPTTSKASRYINIAITLSLALYYLAKEWLPLGPEAGFFRNIFFVVLSVMLILAILWVLVVFYEKILRWALYHRTLFLMLPAATVIFGFVIWRGFDSSFGFLTFGSRSIKESSFWRDACKSFPGIGQEFMPTLNEGSFLLMPTSMPYTGIEQNLELIGVLDKRISNIPEVIQNTGKWGRVNSALDPAPIQMFENTINYRSEYALNEDGKRERFKVDAQGAFLLIDGGRYQPKDGFRIVPTDSLFADPNGDYLRQWRPKIRSTDDIWQEIVDVTNLPGLTSAPKLQPIEARLVMLSTGMRAPMGIKIYGPDLDAIEQAGIQIEHSLKEVASVVPSSVFYDRAVGAPYIEIELNRLSMARYGITIADLQEIISAAIGGMTLTTTIEGRERFPVRLRYPRELRGSPEELTKLLVATPLGVQIPLGELAQIRYSKGAQMIQSEDTFLVGYVIFDKLQGAAEVDVVEDAQNVLAQKISRGEITLPKGVSYKFAGNYEQQIRATKRLSIIIPIVLLTVLLILYFQFRTVTASIIHFSGVFVAFAGGFIMLWLYGQEWFMNFSFAGVNMRELFQMHSINLSVAVWVGFIALFGVATDDGVLMGSYIHDMFIARNPQTKEEIREAVVAAGSKRVRPAAMTTATTLIALLPVLSSTGKGAEIMIPMAIPTFGGMLIQSMTMFVVPVFQCMWRERAIKKGRRDEEV, from the coding sequence ATGTTGAACAAAATAATTAAATTCTGCCTAAACAACAGACTAATAACGATATTGTTGTTATTGGTTATTGTTGTGGGCGGGCTGGTTACCGCCCCCTTCAACTGGCACGGAGAGCTGCTGCCACGCAGCCCCATTGCCGTTGATGCTATTCCGGATATTGGTGACAATCAACAGATTGTAGCCACAGAATGGATGGGGCGCTCTCCCAAAGATATACAGGAACAGGTGACCTATCCGCTGACCACCTCGCTGCTGGGAATGGCGGGCGTGAAGACAATACGAAGCACATCTATGTTCGGAATGTCCTTCATATACATTATTTTTGATGATGATGTGGAGTTTTATTGGAGTCGTTCGCGGGTGTTGGAGAAGCTAAATTCGCTCCCGCCGGGAACATTGCCCTCCGGCGTGCAACCAACCTTGGGGGCAGATGCTACAGCTTTGGGGCAGATATTTTGGTATACCCTCCAAGGGCGCGATCCTGCAACGGGCAAACCCACCGGCGGATGGAATCCGGATGAGCTGCGCACGATACAGGATTTCTACGTAAAGTATTCGCTCAGCTCGGCTCACGGAGTCTCGGAGGTGGCATCCATCGGGGGCTTCATCAAGGAGTATCAGGTTGAGATTAATCCCAATGCGCTACGCTCGTTCAACGTTTCGATTATGGATGTGATGAGTGCCATCCAAAAGAGCAATATAGATATTGGTGCCGAGACAATCGAGATTAACAAAGTAGAGTACCTGATTCGTGGTCTGGGATATATTAAAGATATTAAGGATATCGAGAATGCGGTGGTCACAGCCCGAAACGGAGTTCCCATCCGCATTGGTGACGTAGCATTCGTGACTACGGGTCCGGCACCTCGTCGCGGCGGTTTGGATATTGAGGGGGTCGAAGCGGTTGGAGCGGTTGTCGTTGCGCGCTACGGCTCGAACCCACTGGAGGTGATTAACAATGTCAAGAAAAAAATCAAGGAGATAGAGGCTGGACTTCCCCAAAAGACCCTCGAGGACGGAACAATCTCCAAGGTTACCATCGTACCTTTCTACGACCGCACGGGCATAATCAAGGAGACCATCGGAACGCTAGAAACCGCACTCTCGCACGAAATATTGATTGTTATAATCGTAATCATCGTGCTCGTATTCAACCTCAGAGCTTCGCTCATCATCTCCTCACTGCTACCCATTGCAGTACTGGGCACTTTTCTGCTTATGAGGTTTACGGGGTTGAGTGCCAATATTGTGGCTCTATCGGGCATAGCCATAGCCATAGGCGTTGTAGCAGATGTGGGGGTGGTGCTTGTGGAGAGTATCATACGCCACAGGGAGATGCCCCATAATGGCGATGTTGTGGGTGGTAAAGCTCTACTAAGTCTCATCTACGAGGCTGTGGCGGAGGTCTCAACCCCCATTGCAACGGCTATGATTACCACCATTGTCAGCTTCATTCCCGTCTTCGCAATGGAGGGGCAGGAGAGTAAGCTATTCTCGCCCTTGGCTTATACAAAGACCTATGTTTTGGGGTTGGCTTTTGTCATAGGAGTTGTCATTCTGCCCACTTTTGCCTATTTGGTATTCTCGATAAGGGTCAACTCGGCAAGAATCAGGCTCATTGCCAACTACCTCTTGGTGGCAGGCGGCATTGCGGCGGCAATCATATTCTTGATGCCCACAGCATTAGCCCTTACGGCAATCGGAGTAAACAACCTAACGGCTCACCTATGGAAAACACCCACAACAAGCAAGGCGAGCAGATATATAAATATCGCTATCACACTATCACTTGCCCTCTACTATTTGGCAAAGGAGTGGTTACCACTAGGACCGGAGGCCGGTTTTTTCCGTAACATCTTCTTTGTCGTACTCTCGGTAATGCTGATTTTGGCAATACTGTGGGTTTTGGTTGTCTTCTACGAGAAGATTTTGCGGTGGGCGCTCTATCATCGCACCCTCTTCCTTATGCTTCCGGCAGCAACTGTAATATTCGGTTTTGTGATATGGCGCGGTTTTGACTCCTCTTTCGGTTTTCTCACCTTCGGCTCACGGAGCATCAAGGAGTCCTCCTTCTGGCGAGATGCCTGTAAGAGTTTCCCCGGCATCGGGCAGGAGTTTATGCCCACCCTCAACGAAGGCTCGTTCCTGCTGATGCCAACCAGTATGCCCTACACTGGAATCGAGCAAAATCTGGAGCTGATAGGAGTGCTAGACAAACGCATCTCAAATATTCCCGAAGTCATTCAAAACACGGGTAAATGGGGGCGGGTAAACTCAGCTCTAGACCCTGCACCTATACAGATGTTCGAGAATACCATTAATTACCGTTCGGAATACGCGCTCAACGAAGATGGAAAACGCGAACGCTTCAAGGTCGATGCACAGGGCGCTTTCCTACTCATCGACGGAGGGCGATACCAACCAAAGGATGGCTTTAGGATAGTGCCGACGGATAGTCTGTTTGCTGACCCAAATGGAGATTACCTGCGCCAGTGGCGTCCAAAGATTCGCAGCACAGACGATATTTGGCAAGAGATAGTGGATGTCACCAACCTGCCGGGGCTGACCTCAGCACCTAAACTTCAACCAATAGAGGCACGTTTGGTGATGCTCTCCACGGGGATGCGCGCCCCGATGGGCATAAAAATATACGGACCCGACCTCGATGCCATCGAACAGGCAGGCATACAAATAGAACATTCGCTCAAGGAGGTAGCCTCCGTTGTCCCCTCGTCGGTCTTCTACGACCGTGCCGTGGGTGCTCCATATATAGAGATTGAACTGAATCGTCTCAGTATGGCCAGATATGGAATAACCATTGCCGACCTACAGGAGATCATCTCGGCAGCAATCGGAGGTATGACCCTGACAACAACCATAGAAGGGCGCGAACGTTTTCCGGTAAGATTGCGCTATCCGCGAGAGCTGCGTGGCAGCCCCGAGGAGCTTACAAAACTGTTGGTGGCTACCCCATTGGGAGTGCAAATACCACTTGGCGAACTTGCCCAGATACGCTACTCGAAAGGGGCGCAGATGATACAGAGCGAAGACACCTTCTTGGTGGGGTATGTCATTTTCGACAAGTTGCAGGGTGCGGCTGAAGTGGATGTGGTGGAAGATGCGCAAAATGTGCTTGCACAAAAAATAAGCCGCGGAGAGATCACCCTTCCCAAGGGGGTGAGCTATAAATTTGCAGGCAACTACGAACAGCAAATACGAGCCACCAAACGACTCTCCATTATCATCCCCATCGTTCTGCTGACCGTATTGCTCATCCTCTATTTCCAATTTCGCACCGTCACAGCCTCCATCATACACTTTTCCGGAGTCTTTGTTGCCTTTGCCGGTGGGTTTATAATGTTGTGGCTCTACGGTCAGGAGTGGTTTATGAACTTCTCTTTTGCGGGGGTCAATATGCGGGAGTTGTTCCAGATGCACTCTATTAATTTGAGCGTGGCTGTATGGGTGGGATTCATCGCACTATTTGGTGTTGCCACGGACGACGGGGTGTTGATGGGTTCGTATATTCACGATATGTTTATTGCACGTAACCCGCAGACCAAGGAAGAGATTCGAGAGGCTGTTGTGGCAGCAGGCTCGAAACGTGTACGCCCGGCAGCAATGACCACCGCGACCACCCTTATAGCTCTCCTTCCCGTGCTCTCATCCACGGGCAAGGGGGCAGAGATAATGATTCCGATGGCTATACCCACCTTCGGCGGTATGTTGATTCAATCTATGACAATGTTCGTTGTACCCGTATTTCAGTGTATGTGGCGCGAAAGGGCAATAAAGAAAGGGAGAAGAGATGAAGAAGTATAA
- a CDS encoding NAD synthetase / Glutamine amidotransferase chain of NAD synthetase, translated as MKITLAQQNYLVGDVRGNLKKIIDVVQQSDAPVVVFPEGALTGSPLYELDMSAQVERALVELATIAPSKEIFIGLYEYTIAYIAGGEIQIIDNNWVQVGDVALFFESNHYYHGAPYENLRHWETEARDMQLTVVCLNQVGASTDTIFYGGSVVCFADGKSVMFPLWQECVRTLDLSVSQSEIVDWRGKTEQTHQALLLAIRDYFAKSGFGQAMVALSGGIDSAVVVALAVEALGAENVRVVLLPSAFSSEHSVADSLEMVRRCGIRHDVINIEPIVERSLESLRDVFKGTSVGLAEENIQARIRLMLTMAICNKTGDIMLNTSNKSEAAVGYGTLYGDTSGALGIIADLYKTEVYELADHINRVSGNLIPQNIIDKAPSAELRPGQKDSDSLPEYHVLDAILYQLIEQGSGEEELYGKFDKEVVDRVVKLVNSSDFKRKQLPPAVRLSGRTFGVEYVMPIVKKV; from the coding sequence ATGAAAATCACGTTGGCACAACAAAATTATCTTGTGGGAGATGTGCGGGGTAATTTGAAGAAAATTATTGATGTTGTTCAGCAGAGCGATGCTCCGGTTGTGGTCTTTCCCGAAGGAGCTTTGACGGGTTCGCCGCTCTATGAACTTGATATGAGCGCACAAGTCGAACGTGCACTTGTCGAACTTGCCACCATCGCCCCATCGAAAGAGATTTTTATTGGGCTCTACGAATATACTATTGCATATATTGCAGGTGGTGAGATTCAGATTATCGATAATAATTGGGTGCAGGTGGGTGACGTAGCTCTCTTTTTCGAGAGTAACCATTACTACCACGGCGCACCTTATGAAAATTTGCGACATTGGGAGACAGAGGCGCGTGATATGCAACTGACGGTGGTATGCCTTAATCAGGTTGGTGCTTCCACGGATACGATATTTTACGGCGGTTCGGTGGTCTGTTTTGCGGATGGAAAATCAGTTATGTTTCCACTTTGGCAAGAGTGTGTCCGCACTCTGGATTTGTCTGTTTCTCAGAGCGAAATCGTTGATTGGCGGGGAAAGACCGAGCAGACGCATCAGGCGCTGCTGTTGGCAATTAGAGACTATTTTGCAAAGAGCGGTTTCGGGCAAGCGATGGTTGCTCTGAGCGGGGGGATAGATTCGGCGGTGGTGGTGGCTCTGGCTGTGGAGGCTCTAGGGGCTGAAAATGTGAGGGTTGTGTTGCTACCTTCGGCGTTTTCTTCGGAACATTCGGTCGCAGACTCTTTGGAGATGGTGAGGCGGTGCGGCATTCGCCACGATGTTATAAATATTGAACCCATTGTAGAGCGGTCTTTAGAGTCGTTGCGAGATGTTTTCAAAGGAACTTCTGTGGGACTTGCCGAAGAGAATATCCAGGCGCGCATTCGCCTGATGCTCACTATGGCAATTTGTAATAAAACTGGTGATATAATGCTAAATACCAGTAATAAGAGCGAGGCGGCGGTTGGCTACGGCACTCTATACGGGGATACGAGCGGTGCGCTGGGCATTATTGCAGACCTCTATAAAACAGAGGTTTATGAATTGGCTGACCATATTAATCGTGTTTCCGGTAATTTGATACCTCAAAATATAATCGACAAAGCCCCATCGGCGGAGCTTCGCCCCGGGCAAAAGGATTCCGACTCACTGCCCGAATATCACGTGTTGGATGCCATTCTTTACCAGTTGATAGAGCAGGGTAGTGGCGAGGAGGAACTCTATGGGAAATTTGATAAAGAGGTGGTTGATAGGGTTGTAAAATTAGTGAATAGCAGCGATTTCAAACGGAAACAGTTACCTCCGGCTGTGCGGTTGTCGGGTAGGACTTTTGGGGTTGAATATGTGATGCCGATAGTGAAAAAAGTATGA
- a CDS encoding D-alanyl-D-alanine dipeptidase encodes MKYLLKIVLILSSALSFAQQADTPTEARMRAMGLIDVHDADSSIVVFMPYTTTDNFVGKVLYDNVNKAFLIKDAATRLAKAQKLLKETDSSLSLLVYDAARPMAVQRQMWRVVAGTDKTDFVANPANGGGLHNYGAAVDVTIVGKDGNPLPMGTAFDYFGDEARINRELELLEKGKITRNELDNRLLLRKVMRESGFMTVNSEWWHFNYCSRDEAKKNLDLIE; translated from the coding sequence ATGAAATATTTGTTGAAAATCGTGCTGATTCTCTCATCGGCACTATCTTTTGCGCAACAGGCAGATACACCTACCGAGGCGCGTATGCGAGCGATGGGGCTGATTGATGTGCACGATGCAGACTCCTCCATTGTCGTTTTTATGCCGTACACCACTACCGATAATTTTGTCGGAAAGGTTCTCTATGATAATGTAAATAAGGCGTTTTTGATAAAAGATGCAGCGACAAGATTGGCTAAGGCTCAAAAATTATTAAAGGAGACAGACTCCTCTTTATCGCTTTTGGTCTACGATGCTGCTCGCCCGATGGCGGTGCAGCGACAGATGTGGCGTGTGGTGGCGGGGACGGATAAAACCGACTTTGTGGCTAATCCCGCAAATGGCGGAGGGTTGCATAACTATGGTGCTGCTGTGGATGTTACCATCGTCGGCAAGGATGGCAACCCCTTGCCGATGGGAACAGCTTTTGACTATTTCGGCGATGAGGCACGAATTAATAGGGAGTTGGAATTATTGGAAAAAGGTAAGATTACTCGGAATGAGTTGGATAACAGATTGTTGCTCAGGAAAGTTATGCGAGAGAGTGGTTTTATGACCGTCAATTCCGAATGGTGGCACTTTAACTACTGTTCGCGAGATGAGGCGAAAAAGAACTTGGATTTGATAGAATAA
- a CDS encoding Acetylornithine deacetylase/Succinyl-diaminopimelate desuccinylase, with protein MTVHQYIEVNRERFLEKLFELLRIPSISAIESHRPDMDRCAELIIATLLEAGVDKAEIYPTDGPSIVYGEKMVNPDAPTVLVYGHYDVMPVDPIELWNTDPFEPVVKDGKIYARGADDDKGQAFMHIAAFEAMVKTGALKCNVKFMLEGQEEIGSKELTKWCEKHKELLQADVILVSDTSLLGMDTPSITCGLRGLAYVEAEITGPNRDLHSGLYGGAVPNPINVLSKMIGSLIDDNGRITIPGFYDGVYEHSFAARDEINSAPFNNKAYADSIGCAALCGELGYSTAERKGTRPTLDVCGIWGGYTGEGSKTVIPSTATAKISMRLVAGQDFNDITEKFIKHFIAIAPPSVKVKITPSHGGYPYIAPTDTKAYKAAAAAMEESFGKKPLPFYSGGSIPIISTFERVLGIKSILMGFGLDTDAIHSPNESFRLENFYKGIDTIPLFYEKFAE; from the coding sequence ATGACAGTACACCAATACATCGAGGTAAACCGAGAAAGGTTTCTCGAAAAACTATTTGAACTTCTTCGCATTCCCTCAATCTCTGCAATCGAGAGCCACCGCCCCGATATGGATAGGTGTGCCGAGCTTATCATAGCAACCCTTCTTGAAGCGGGTGTAGACAAGGCTGAAATCTATCCAACGGACGGGCCTTCAATCGTCTATGGTGAAAAGATGGTCAATCCAGATGCTCCCACAGTGTTGGTTTACGGACACTATGATGTGATGCCGGTAGACCCAATAGAACTTTGGAATACAGACCCTTTCGAGCCTGTGGTTAAGGATGGGAAAATTTATGCGCGTGGAGCGGATGATGATAAGGGTCAGGCGTTTATGCACATTGCGGCATTTGAGGCTATGGTGAAGACGGGCGCGCTCAAGTGCAATGTTAAATTTATGCTCGAAGGGCAGGAAGAGATTGGTAGCAAGGAGCTTACAAAGTGGTGCGAGAAACACAAAGAGCTGTTGCAAGCTGACGTTATTCTTGTGTCGGACACTTCTCTTTTGGGAATGGATACTCCGTCAATCACTTGCGGTCTGCGTGGTTTAGCTTATGTAGAGGCTGAGATTACTGGACCAAACCGCGATTTGCACTCGGGACTTTACGGTGGTGCTGTGCCCAATCCGATAAATGTACTGTCTAAAATGATTGGTTCACTCATAGATGACAACGGGCGCATTACGATTCCCGGTTTCTATGATGGTGTTTATGAGCACTCTTTTGCGGCACGTGATGAGATTAATTCAGCTCCGTTCAACAATAAGGCTTATGCCGATTCAATCGGATGTGCGGCTTTGTGCGGCGAGCTTGGTTACTCCACTGCCGAGCGCAAAGGTACGCGCCCGACGCTCGATGTTTGCGGCATTTGGGGCGGTTACACGGGCGAGGGCTCAAAGACAGTGATTCCTAGCACGGCGACTGCTAAGATATCTATGCGATTGGTTGCGGGTCAGGATTTTAATGATATTACCGAGAAATTTATCAAGCATTTCATAGCCATAGCGCCACCGAGCGTGAAGGTGAAAATCACACCTTCTCACGGAGGCTATCCATACATCGCACCGACCGATACCAAGGCGTACAAGGCGGCTGCGGCGGCAATGGAAGAGAGCTTTGGTAAAAAACCATTGCCATTTTATAGTGGCGGTTCGATACCAATTATTTCTACCTTTGAGCGCGTTCTAGGCATAAAATCAATTTTGATGGGCTTTGGTCTTGATACCGACGCAATTCACTCGCCTAATGAAAGTTTCCGCTTAGAAAATTTCTATAAGGGTATAGATACGATACCATTGTTCTACGAAAAATTTGCAGAATAA